Proteins encoded together in one uncultured Desulfosarcina sp. window:
- a CDS encoding ATPase, T2SS/T4P/T4SS family, whose product MTVRKKIRIGELLVQHRIITEEQLRTALAEQKRSGSKLGHTLVELGYLSKAGFLQFLAQQLQVPYIDLKRYQIQDEVVRLLPEIYIRRFRALVLAEKKDGLLVGMADPTDIFAFDELRRILQRPIHSAVVGEDELLDIVDRIYRRTDEITHIAGELSEELAEGGIDIDTLLADNETEDAPVVRLIRTLFEDAVQIGASDIHIEPDESVLRIRQRVDGLLHEQVMKEKRIGGALVSRLKLMSGLDISERRLPQDGRFNIRVRGRSIDIRLSTMPLQYGESVVMRLLDQTGGLLQLDQIGMSDAMLTRFRNLIHRPHGLVLVTGPTGSGKTTTLYGALNELNDPAKKIITVEDPVEYRLPRINQVQVQGRIDLTFARVLRSALRQDPDIVMIGEMRDQETAEIGLRAAMTGHLVLSTLHTNDAVSTALRLIDMGAEGFVVGSSLLGILAQRLVRRICERCEEKAPLDLRQRNWVEAMVGPEAREFSFKRGAGCPRCHNTGYYGRIGVFELLRIDTPLADALRHGDSADFVRDARGQKGFKPLAMAAFEYACQGLTSMEEVMRLAGQIDEPEKSTDMTIADAEEKVHAAV is encoded by the coding sequence ATGACCGTACGCAAGAAAATCCGCATCGGCGAACTGCTGGTGCAGCACCGCATCATCACCGAGGAACAACTGCGCACGGCGCTTGCCGAGCAGAAACGGTCCGGCAGCAAGCTGGGACATACGCTGGTGGAACTGGGCTACCTGAGCAAGGCCGGCTTTCTCCAGTTTCTCGCCCAGCAGTTGCAGGTTCCCTACATCGACCTGAAGCGCTATCAGATCCAGGACGAGGTCGTCCGCCTGCTGCCGGAGATTTATATCCGCCGTTTCAGGGCCCTGGTGCTGGCCGAGAAAAAAGACGGATTGCTGGTCGGCATGGCCGATCCCACCGACATCTTCGCCTTCGACGAATTGCGCCGCATTTTGCAGCGCCCCATCCATTCGGCCGTGGTCGGCGAAGACGAACTGCTGGACATCGTCGACCGCATCTACCGGCGAACCGACGAAATCACCCATATCGCCGGTGAACTCAGCGAAGAGTTGGCCGAGGGCGGCATCGATATCGATACCCTGCTGGCCGACAACGAAACCGAGGACGCGCCGGTGGTGCGGTTGATTCGCACCCTGTTCGAAGATGCCGTGCAAATTGGCGCCTCAGACATCCATATCGAACCGGACGAATCGGTATTGCGCATCCGGCAACGCGTCGACGGCCTGCTGCACGAACAGGTCATGAAAGAAAAGCGCATCGGCGGGGCTTTGGTGTCCCGGCTGAAGCTGATGAGCGGCCTGGATATTTCCGAACGCCGGCTGCCCCAGGACGGCCGTTTCAATATCCGCGTTCGGGGGCGCAGCATCGACATCCGGCTGTCCACCATGCCGCTGCAATACGGCGAGTCGGTGGTCATGCGCCTGCTCGATCAGACCGGCGGACTGCTCCAGTTGGACCAGATCGGAATGTCGGATGCCATGCTGACCCGGTTTCGCAACCTGATTCACAGGCCCCACGGCCTGGTGCTGGTTACCGGCCCCACGGGCAGCGGGAAGACCACCACCCTATACGGTGCCTTGAACGAACTCAACGATCCCGCCAAAAAGATCATCACGGTCGAAGATCCGGTGGAGTACCGCCTGCCCCGCATCAACCAGGTGCAGGTGCAGGGCCGCATCGATCTGACCTTCGCCCGCGTGTTGCGGTCCGCATTGCGGCAGGACCCTGATATCGTCATGATCGGTGAAATGCGCGACCAGGAGACCGCCGAGATCGGCCTGCGCGCGGCCATGACCGGCCACCTGGTGCTCTCCACCCTGCACACCAACGATGCCGTGAGCACCGCCCTGCGACTGATCGACATGGGCGCCGAAGGGTTCGTGGTGGGCAGCTCCCTGTTGGGCATCCTGGCCCAGCGCCTGGTGCGCCGCATCTGCGAACGCTGTGAGGAAAAGGCCCCCCTCGATCTCCGGCAGCGCAACTGGGTGGAAGCCATGGTGGGGCCCGAGGCACGGGAATTCTCCTTCAAACGCGGCGCCGGCTGCCCCCGCTGCCACAACACGGGCTATTACGGCCGGATCGGGGTTTTCGAACTGCTGCGCATCGACACCCCCCTGGCCGATGCGCTGCGCCATGGCGACAGCGCGGATTTCGTCCGGGACGCCCGAGGCCAGAAGGGGTTCAAACCCCTTGCCATGGCGGCTTTCGAATACGCCTGCCAGGGACTCACCAGTATGGAAGAGGTGATGCGCCTCGCCGGGCAGATCGATGAGCCCGAAAAATCCACGGACATGACGATTGCCGACGCCGAGGAGAAGGTCCATGCCGCGGTTTAG
- a CDS encoding lysophospholipid acyltransferase family protein, with protein sequence MRIKNIARNVCYRHLFPRAGLLLVRLLSRTYRYRMVDEVNEQGTLDDYGSVVYASWHQRFFPGITLFATRKPIAIMISQSRDGEMIARVVDMLGWRSVRGSSTRGGSRALKEIRILTRQGFRIGHIVDGPQGPFGVVKPGLLVIAQFAGTPIVPVIVSAQRYWRFNSWDRFMVPKPFSRVVVRFAPPISVPRRLDPEAFETLRLDIEKRMKEYYAKADESWKRPDIMKGCAP encoded by the coding sequence ATGAGAATCAAAAACATCGCCAGGAACGTTTGCTACCGGCACCTGTTTCCCCGGGCCGGGTTGCTGCTGGTCAGACTGCTCTCCCGAACCTACCGGTACCGGATGGTGGACGAGGTAAACGAGCAGGGAACGCTGGATGACTACGGCAGCGTGGTCTACGCCTCCTGGCACCAGCGTTTTTTTCCGGGCATCACCCTATTTGCCACCCGTAAACCAATCGCCATCATGATCAGCCAGAGCCGCGACGGCGAAATGATCGCCCGGGTGGTGGACATGCTGGGGTGGCGGTCGGTGCGCGGTTCGTCTACCCGGGGCGGTTCCCGGGCGCTGAAGGAAATCCGGATTCTGACCCGCCAGGGATTTCGCATCGGTCATATCGTCGACGGCCCCCAGGGGCCTTTCGGCGTCGTCAAGCCCGGCCTGCTCGTCATTGCCCAGTTCGCCGGCACCCCCATCGTACCGGTCATCGTCTCCGCGCAAAGGTACTGGAGGTTCAACAGCTGGGACCGCTTCATGGTGCCCAAGCCATTCTCCAGGGTTGTCGTCCGTTTCGCCCCTCCCATTTCCGTCCCTCGGCGCCTGGACCCAGAAGCCTTCGAAACCCTGCGCCTGGATATCGAAAAACGGATGAAAGAGTATTACGCAAAGGCCGATGAAAGCTGGAAACGGCCGGATATCATGAAGGGCTGCGCTCCGTAA
- the mshL gene encoding pilus (MSHA type) biogenesis protein MshL encodes MKRKNAQKRWIGNPFLGMLAGLAAAMLLAAGCAPIPRGDGPLTSFEKELDALGPAAEPLPEEVAAALMPPESRMEGIYEGAAEPRFDVAVQNVPAREFFMGLVEGTPYNMVVHPSVAGTVSLDLKSVTIPEVMDIMRDVYGFYSRRARTGFQVMPGIMQNRVFYVNYLNLVRKGLSQTRVSSGQVSESSNNEDSDSSQSDRNRQANDTMVSGSRIDTESKADFWTELSAALRTMIGQEEGRRVVVQPQAGVVVVRALPDELLEVERYLAAIQGNLTRQVILEAKILEVVLGDGYQAGINWTAMIDDVTLTQSRGDIFADNGMANIVGSDGDAIFSNLASGAFGGVFSATMNFTDFQGFIELLETQGDVQVLSSPRIATVNNQKAVIKVGSDEFFVTDVSSDTVTGTSTTTSPDITLTPFFSGIALDVTPQINAQGRVTLHIHPTVSEVTDQTKDITVAGQTQSLPLAYSTVRESDSIVSALSGQVVVIGGLMKAQQQKRDVGLPFLGRLPAIGSLFRQTQSIARKSELVILLRPLVVETGTWEQELSASRQRFGHLGADLDTEWRGGKFARPAQ; translated from the coding sequence ATGAAACGAAAAAACGCGCAAAAGCGATGGATCGGGAACCCGTTTCTCGGGATGCTGGCCGGATTGGCCGCGGCGATGCTTCTGGCTGCCGGCTGCGCACCGATACCGCGGGGGGACGGCCCTCTGACCAGCTTCGAAAAGGAGTTGGACGCACTGGGACCGGCGGCTGAACCGCTTCCGGAGGAAGTGGCGGCGGCCCTGATGCCTCCCGAGTCCCGAATGGAAGGGATTTACGAAGGGGCTGCGGAACCTCGTTTCGACGTTGCCGTACAGAACGTGCCCGCCCGGGAGTTTTTCATGGGGCTGGTGGAAGGGACGCCCTATAATATGGTGGTCCACCCGTCGGTGGCCGGCACCGTTTCCCTCGATCTCAAGTCGGTCACCATTCCCGAAGTCATGGACATCATGCGCGATGTTTACGGATTCTACTCCCGGCGCGCCCGCACCGGCTTCCAGGTCATGCCGGGCATCATGCAAAACCGGGTGTTTTACGTCAATTACCTCAATCTCGTGCGCAAGGGCCTGTCCCAAACCCGGGTCAGTTCGGGGCAGGTCAGCGAAAGCAGCAACAACGAGGATTCCGATTCGTCCCAGTCGGATAGAAACAGACAGGCCAACGACACCATGGTTTCGGGAAGCCGCATCGACACCGAGTCCAAGGCCGATTTCTGGACCGAGTTGAGCGCCGCCCTGCGCACCATGATCGGCCAGGAGGAAGGGCGCCGGGTCGTTGTTCAGCCCCAGGCCGGCGTGGTGGTGGTGCGCGCCCTGCCGGATGAATTGCTGGAAGTCGAACGCTATCTGGCCGCCATCCAGGGCAACCTCACACGGCAGGTGATTCTGGAGGCCAAGATTCTCGAAGTCGTACTGGGGGACGGCTACCAGGCCGGCATCAACTGGACGGCCATGATCGACGACGTCACCCTGACCCAATCCCGGGGCGATATCTTCGCCGACAACGGCATGGCCAACATCGTCGGCAGCGACGGGGACGCCATCTTCTCGAACCTCGCATCCGGCGCTTTCGGCGGTGTTTTCAGCGCCACCATGAATTTTACCGACTTTCAAGGCTTTATCGAACTGCTTGAAACCCAGGGCGACGTGCAGGTGCTGTCCAGCCCCCGCATCGCCACGGTGAACAACCAGAAAGCGGTGATCAAGGTCGGCTCCGACGAATTTTTCGTCACCGACGTCTCCAGTGACACGGTTACCGGCACCTCCACGACCACCTCGCCGGACATCACCCTGACGCCGTTCTTTTCCGGTATCGCCCTGGACGTGACGCCCCAGATCAACGCCCAGGGCCGGGTGACGCTGCACATCCATCCCACGGTCAGCGAGGTCACCGACCAGACCAAGGACATCACCGTGGCCGGGCAGACCCAGAGCCTGCCCCTGGCCTACAGCACGGTGCGGGAATCGGACAGCATCGTTTCGGCCCTCAGCGGACAGGTGGTGGTCATCGGTGGATTGATGAAAGCCCAGCAGCAGAAGCGCGACGTCGGCTTGCCGTTTTTGGGCCGCCTGCCGGCAATCGGCAGCCTTTTCCGCCAAACCCAGAGCATCGCCCGCAAAAGCGAACTGGTCATTCTGCTGCGCCCGCTGGTCGTTGAAACGGGCACCTGGGAACAGGAATTGAGCGCCTCCCGACAACGATTCGGGCATTTGGGAGCCGATTTGGACACCGAATGGCGCGGGGGCAAATTCGCCCGGCCCGCGCAATGA
- a CDS encoding tetratricopeptide repeat protein, producing the protein MSRNTDKRRTDRTPNDPDDRRPGKASTPAAGPGKRHGLVRLTLFLVLAAGTGLVHWKQAGPWPAAEHMGRRAMAICTAAVPEAAAAVPQVSLLAPEPVPIVRHRIPEQVNEPPPPTLKELYLVQVGDQLRVAAAFSRLPGYRLFRQDRGRRLVLELPAETTLPSLADDDTPTLLEKLTRESFGGRVQLVFSFDRPFCYDELELRDDPGGEGRALLFSVRPEPAAAVSAAVPASSTPAGAPEPDPIVLSDTGQVPAPAPEPAAKSNKTFSRQAVRITDRQRAEDLYREAKAAFQKGHPGKAERALRAALILHPSHVGARDALLRLLSQLNRPRQAADLLAQGATQAPDHLSYRVRFVRLLIDQGDLSRAREELTRAPLPPVAESPDLHAMAATVSLRQGRYREAAETYRALLEIQPDNAVWWMGLGIALEGDAAFDRARQAYDQALRHDGLSDNLQTFVRRRLAASGDGEPGQPLASRNPDEDRS; encoded by the coding sequence ATGTCGAGAAATACGGACAAGCGTCGCACCGACCGGACACCGAACGATCCGGATGATCGCCGGCCCGGGAAAGCGTCCACCCCCGCGGCCGGCCCCGGCAAACGCCATGGCCTCGTCCGGCTGACCCTGTTTTTGGTTCTGGCGGCCGGCACCGGCCTTGTCCACTGGAAGCAGGCCGGTCCCTGGCCGGCTGCGGAACACATGGGCCGGCGAGCCATGGCCATCTGCACCGCCGCCGTTCCCGAGGCCGCCGCTGCGGTTCCACAGGTCTCTTTATTGGCGCCCGAACCCGTTCCCATCGTCCGGCATCGGATCCCCGAACAGGTGAACGAGCCGCCGCCCCCGACGCTGAAAGAACTCTATCTTGTCCAGGTTGGCGACCAACTGCGCGTGGCGGCCGCGTTTTCCCGGTTGCCGGGATACCGGTTGTTTCGGCAGGACCGGGGCAGGCGTCTGGTCCTTGAACTGCCGGCAGAGACAACGCTCCCTTCATTGGCGGATGACGATACCCCGACCCTGCTCGAAAAATTGACCCGGGAATCCTTCGGCGGCCGCGTTCAACTGGTTTTCTCCTTTGACCGGCCTTTCTGTTACGACGAACTGGAACTCAGGGATGATCCCGGTGGAGAGGGCCGGGCATTGCTTTTTTCGGTCCGGCCCGAACCGGCAGCCGCCGTTTCGGCCGCCGTCCCCGCGAGTTCAACACCGGCCGGGGCGCCCGAGCCCGATCCTATTGTCCTGTCGGATACCGGGCAGGTGCCTGCTCCGGCACCCGAACCCGCTGCCAAGAGCAACAAGACATTCAGCCGCCAGGCGGTTCGAATCACGGACCGCCAGCGCGCCGAGGATCTGTACCGGGAAGCGAAGGCCGCCTTCCAGAAGGGACACCCCGGCAAGGCCGAACGAGCCTTGCGGGCGGCCCTGATTTTACATCCAAGCCACGTCGGCGCACGGGATGCGTTGCTGCGCCTGCTGAGCCAGCTGAATCGTCCCCGGCAGGCAGCGGACCTGCTGGCACAAGGGGCAACCCAGGCGCCCGATCATCTGTCCTACCGCGTCCGGTTTGTTCGCCTGTTGATCGACCAGGGCGATCTGTCCCGAGCCCGGGAGGAGTTGACGCGCGCGCCCCTGCCCCCCGTCGCCGAGTCACCGGACCTGCACGCCATGGCGGCAACGGTGAGCCTGCGTCAGGGTCGCTATCGGGAGGCGGCCGAAACCTATCGCGCCCTGCTGGAAATCCAGCCCGATAACGCCGTCTGGTGGATGGGCCTTGGCATCGCCCTCGAAGGCGACGCCGCCTTCGACCGGGCCAGGCAGGCCTATGACCAGGCCTTGCGCCATGACGGATTGTCCGACAACCTGCAAACGTTTGTCCGCCGGCGTCTGGCGGCATCGGGCGACGGTGAGCCCGGGCAACCGTTGGCCAGCCGGAATCCCGACGAGGATCGATCATGA
- a CDS encoding type II secretion system F family protein, translating into MPRFRYHARSAAGAMVEGAMEAASAAAVATQLTAGGSVPLRIAEEANVSADASARKWQLGGQRVNIDDLILFCRQMYSLAKAGVPLLRALRGLEDSASKPVMVDTLAAIQEDLEAGRDLTGALQRHPDVFPPLVINMIRVGESSGRLDRSFDEVASYLAREKQTADQIKSALRYPSFVLVAIAVAITIITLFVIPAFEKLFTAQGAQLPLPTRIILGVSNFAVSWWWAILIALVAGFFAWRAWVATESGRLIWDRFKLRIPVVGGIIHRATLVRFARGFAMAFGAGVPLIQALGLTARAVGNQFVATRLDKLRRGVERGDTLTRSAAASEMFTPLVLQMLSVGEETGSVDTMLLEVGDFYAREIDYDISRLSSAIEPILIVVIGAMVLVLALGVFLPMWNMATVMRGG; encoded by the coding sequence ATGCCGCGGTTTAGGTACCATGCACGCAGCGCCGCCGGCGCGATGGTCGAGGGCGCCATGGAGGCGGCCAGCGCCGCCGCAGTGGCCACGCAACTCACGGCGGGCGGCTCGGTCCCCCTGCGGATTGCCGAGGAGGCCAATGTCTCCGCCGATGCTTCGGCCCGGAAATGGCAATTGGGCGGCCAGCGCGTCAATATCGACGACCTGATCCTGTTCTGCCGTCAGATGTACAGCCTGGCCAAGGCCGGCGTGCCTCTGCTGCGCGCCCTGCGGGGCCTGGAGGACTCGGCCAGCAAACCGGTCATGGTGGATACGCTCGCGGCGATTCAGGAAGATCTGGAAGCCGGCCGGGATCTGACCGGGGCCCTGCAGCGTCACCCCGATGTCTTTCCACCCCTGGTGATCAACATGATCCGGGTGGGCGAGAGCAGCGGAAGGCTCGATCGGTCCTTCGACGAGGTCGCCAGCTACCTGGCACGGGAGAAACAGACCGCCGACCAGATCAAGTCGGCCCTGCGCTACCCCAGCTTCGTTCTCGTGGCGATTGCCGTGGCGATCACGATCATCACGCTTTTCGTCATCCCGGCTTTCGAGAAACTGTTCACGGCACAGGGCGCCCAACTGCCCCTGCCGACCCGGATCATCCTCGGCGTCTCCAACTTTGCCGTTTCGTGGTGGTGGGCGATCCTCATCGCCCTGGTGGCGGGTTTTTTCGCCTGGCGGGCCTGGGTCGCCACCGAGTCGGGCCGATTGATCTGGGATCGCTTCAAACTGCGCATCCCGGTGGTCGGCGGCATCATCCACCGGGCCACCCTGGTGCGATTCGCCCGTGGATTCGCCATGGCCTTCGGCGCCGGGGTTCCGCTGATCCAGGCCCTGGGCCTGACCGCCCGGGCGGTGGGCAACCAGTTCGTGGCCACGCGCCTGGACAAGCTGCGACGCGGCGTGGAGCGCGGCGACACCCTGACCCGCAGCGCCGCCGCCAGTGAAATGTTCACCCCGCTGGTGCTTCAGATGCTGTCCGTCGGCGAGGAAACCGGATCGGTGGACACGATGCTGCTGGAAGTCGGCGATTTCTACGCGCGGGAAATCGATTACGATATCAGCCGCCTGTCCAGCGCCATCGAGCCGATTCTGATCGTTGTCATCGGCGCCATGGTGCTCGTGCTCGCGCTCGGCGTGTTTCTGCCCATGTGGAACATGGCGACCGTCATGCGCGGGGGGTAA
- the gspM gene encoding type II secretion system protein GspM has product MKALGKRTRLLTQWLDTRSPRERIMLFAAVLAVVLFCSYALYFSPRMSRRAGIETQITELNTTVTALQGQAEAIKARSKADPDREQRARQAQLRTELERLDGRLKDLTIDLISPRDMAQVLRSLLVRQEGMKLVRLENLPAEDLFPAAENKTGADGEKQVHLYRHPMRIVFSGTYLQVLEYLRSLEKLPRKLFWDDLDIVVSDYPRAEISLTVHTLSLRKGWIGV; this is encoded by the coding sequence ATGAAGGCCCTTGGGAAGAGAACCCGGCTGCTGACCCAGTGGCTCGATACCCGCAGTCCACGGGAAAGAATCATGCTTTTCGCAGCTGTCCTGGCCGTCGTGCTTTTTTGCAGCTACGCCCTCTATTTTTCGCCCCGGATGAGCCGGCGGGCCGGAATCGAGACGCAAATCACCGAATTGAATACCACGGTAACCGCCCTGCAGGGCCAGGCTGAAGCCATTAAGGCCAGAAGCAAAGCGGACCCCGATCGGGAGCAACGCGCCCGGCAGGCGCAATTGCGAACCGAGTTGGAACGGTTGGACGGCCGGCTGAAAGACTTGACCATCGACCTGATATCCCCCCGGGACATGGCCCAGGTGTTGCGCAGTCTGCTGGTCCGGCAGGAAGGGATGAAGCTGGTGCGGCTCGAGAATTTACCGGCTGAAGACCTGTTCCCCGCCGCCGAAAACAAAACCGGGGCCGATGGCGAAAAGCAGGTCCATCTGTACCGCCATCCCATGCGCATCGTCTTTTCCGGCACCTACCTGCAAGTGCTGGAATACCTGCGGTCGCTGGAAAAGCTGCCCCGCAAGCTGTTCTGGGACGACCTGGATATTGTCGTGAGCGACTATCCCCGGGCCGAAATATCCCTTACGGTGCATACCCTCAGCCTCAGAAAGGGGTGGATCGGTGTTTGA